The DNA window AGGATTCTTCGCAACACCGCCTGAGGCAAGGTCGCGAGGAAGTAAGACTGGTCTTTGGCTTCATCCACTCCTCGCTTAAGGAGAAAAAAGCCCGATTCCTCGTCACGCTCCACGCGGGCATAGTGGCCTGTGGCCACATAGTGTGTCCCAATCTCCATCGCCTTGGAGAGAAGCATCTTGAACTTGATCCTCTCATTGCACACCACACACGGGTTTGGGGTCCTTCCTCTTGCGTACTCATTGACGAAGTAGTCAACCACTTCCCTCTGAAATCTGCTTTGGTGACAGATTGTATAATGAGGGATCCGGAGCGTCTGGCAAACCTTCTTCGCATCCAGAGCATCCTTTTCTGAACAGCATCTTGAGCCCTCCGCCCACAAAGAGAGGGTTATGCCGGTAGGCTCATAACCCTGATCCTTTAGAATTGATGCTGTCAGGGAACTGTCCACACCTCCACTCATGCCCACAACCACCCGCTTCTGAGAGGAGATCATGTTGCCACGAATCTCCGCACTGAGAACACAGAACCGAAGTAGCCAAGCAAGGTGGCGAACAGAACAAGACCACCAAGCTGCGCAGGCTCGAGGAACTTTATCGCTGGAACTTTGACGATGACTGCCTGATAGATTGCGTAAAGCATTGCACTGGCAAGAACTCCCCCAAGAAAGCCATAGAACAGCCCGACCAGCAAGAATGGCCTCCTTATGAAGCTGCTGGTTGCGCCTACCAGGCTCATGATTTCAATCTCTTCCTTTCTGGCGAAAACGGTAAGCCTTATGGTGTTGAAAACGAGAAACAGACATGAGAGGGCTATGATCGCACCGACTGAAGCGTCCACCATCACGAGAATCCTTACCACCTCGTCTAGTCTTGCCACCCATTCCTTTCCGTATTCTGCCTCCTCCACACCCTCCATCTTCTCTATCCTACTGGCAATAGTGGATGCTTTCTCTTCGGTTCTGTATTCTGGGAGAAGTTTTACACTGAAGGAAGCGGGAAGAGGATTGCCCTCAACCAGGTCAAGTAGATCTGCCTTGTCTTTGTACTCTTCCCGGAACCTGTCTAAGGCATCATCTTTGGATGTGTAGAAGACATTTTCTACACCCTCAACCGCCATTATCGCACCCTTAATATCCCCCACGCCCGTCTTGTCGATCTCATCATTAAGAAAGACCCTTATCTCAACTTTTTCCTTCAGCGCCGTAACTATGCTCTGGAAATTGACAGTGATCGTCAGGAATATCCCAAGCACAAAGATGGAGACGACTATCACTCCAAGAGAGATGAAAGCCATCAACTTGTTACGGGCAATGCTAGAAAGCGCAGCTCTCAACACGTACATTTGCCTATTTCTCCACGATCCTGCTTTTTTCCATGTAGACAGTTCTGAAAGGGCTGCTCTCTGCCAGTTTCAAGTCGTGTGTGGCCATGACGACAGCGGTTCCACTTCTGTTGATCTCTTTCAAGAGCTCCACAATCTCTGTTCCGCTGCTCTCGTCAATGTTACCTGTCGGCTCATCAGCAAGCAGAATGAGCGGCTCGCGCACGAGCGCTCTGGCTATGGCAACCTTTTGCTGTTCTCCACCTGAGAGGCTGAATGGATACTCGTTTCTTCTATGCACCATCCCGAGAGCGTTCAGAGCCTCCAGCGCCTTCTTCTTCCTCTTCTTGGCCGGAGAGCCAGTCACCTCAAGAGCAAACATGACGTTGTCGAAGACGGTTCTATCCTTGAGAAGTTTGAAATCCTGGAAAATCACACCAATCTTTCTTCTTATATAGGGTATCTGCGGTCGCCTTATGCTGGAAGTATTCTGTCCAAGAACAGTCACCTGTCCTTTCGCAGGAAAAATATCGAGGTAAATCAGTCGGAGAATAGTGGATTTACCTGCGCCAGAACTCCCGACAAGGAAAACGAACTCCCCTTTCCCTACCTTAAGGCTTGCGTCTTCAAGCCCTATCCACTTCCTTCGGTAAACAACGGTAACATTCTCTATGTCAATCATTCTTGTTTCTCTTCAAGAAGTATCTTTGCCTGTTGAGAGATGTTCTCTCTGGTGAGGCCGAACTTCTTGTATAGGCTCCCTGGTGAGCCTGACTGGCCAAACGTGTTGTCTATGCCCACCATCCTCATTTTGACAGGCCTTCTTCTGGCGGCAACTTCTGCTATCGCACTTCCCAGTCCACCGTTCAATACGTGGTCCTCCACGCTGACTATTCCGGATGTCTCATTGGCGGCAGCTTCAATCTCATCTCCGTCTATCGGCTTAACCGATGCCATGTCCACAACCCTGGCCTGAACCCCTTCCTTTGCCAAAGTCCGTGCAGCCTCAAGTGCTTCCCAGAGAAGAGGGCCCATTGACATGATGGTCACATCCTTCCCATCCCTGACGCGAATCGCCTTCCCCAGCTCAAATCCAGAGGGCCCTTCATATATAAGACAACTCATTGATCTGACCAGTCTAACGTAGAATGGCCCTTCCTCTTTGGCGACAGCCCTTATCACCTCTTTTGTCTGGGTGGCATCTGAAGGAACCACAACTCTCATGGAAGGTATAGCGCGCATGAGTGAAACATCTTCTATCCCTTGGTGACTGGCTCCATCCTCGCCCACATCGAGTCCGCC is part of the candidate division TA06 bacterium genome and encodes:
- a CDS encoding ABC transporter permease, with translation MYVLRAALSSIARNKLMAFISLGVIVVSIFVLGIFLTITVNFQSIVTALKEKVEIRVFLNDEIDKTGVGDIKGAIMAVEGVENVFYTSKDDALDRFREEYKDKADLLDLVEGNPLPASFSVKLLPEYRTEEKASTIASRIEKMEGVEEAEYGKEWVARLDEVVRILVMVDASVGAIIALSCLFLVFNTIRLTVFARKEEIEIMSLVGATSSFIRRPFLLVGLFYGFLGGVLASAMLYAIYQAVIVKVPAIKFLEPAQLGGLVLFATLLGYFGSVFSVRRFVAT
- a CDS encoding ATP-binding cassette domain-containing protein, which codes for MIDIENVTVVYRRKWIGLEDASLKVGKGEFVFLVGSSGAGKSTILRLIYLDIFPAKGQVTVLGQNTSSIRRPQIPYIRRKIGVIFQDFKLLKDRTVFDNVMFALEVTGSPAKKRKKKALEALNALGMVHRRNEYPFSLSGGEQQKVAIARALVREPLILLADEPTGNIDESSGTEIVELLKEINRSGTAVVMATHDLKLAESSPFRTVYMEKSRIVEK
- a CDS encoding transketolase family protein, coding for MCNKESMRAAFGQTLLEMGRENPQIVALAADLSVSTKTSMFAKEFPDRFFQMGVAEADMMGTAAGLATCGKIPFASTFAIFAAGRAWDQVRNTICYSGLNVKIIATHGGLDVGEDGASHQGIEDVSLMRAIPSMRVVVPSDATQTKEVIRAVAKEEGPFYVRLVRSMSCLIYEGPSGFELGKAIRVRDGKDVTIMSMGPLLWEALEAARTLAKEGVQARVVDMASVKPIDGDEIEAAANETSGIVSVEDHVLNGGLGSAIAEVAARRRPVKMRMVGIDNTFGQSGSPGSLYKKFGLTRENISQQAKILLEEKQE